A segment of the Thermanaerothrix sp. genome:
AATTCAGCCGGCCGATTTCCCTGAGGCTCGCTTTGCGGTCTACTATCAATCCCTCCATGAGGTGGGGGGAGACTTTTACGATGTGATTCGGGTAGCAGATGATGTTTACCTCTACGTCATGGTGGATGTGGCAGGCCATGAGGTGGGGACCAGTTTTATTACCCCCGCGGTAAAGGTCCTTTTAAAGCAGTTTTCTACTCCTACGTACACGATGGAAGAAACCTTTAGCTACATGGGAAATATCCTTGCCCAGACGGTTTGCCAGGACACCTACCTTACGGCAGCGGCCCTGCGGGTGAATCGTCGTTCTTTGAAGGCGACGTGTCTTACCGCCGGACACCCTCCGATTCTTCATCTCGCGTCGCCAAAAGGGGGTTCCGGAGGGAACGGACGGTTGCTTCAAACAGACAATCCGCCTATCGCGATGCTGGAGGGGGTTCAGTATCGGAGTGAAACCATTGATATTGCCTCGGGGGACCGCTTTATCCTCTGTACCGATGGCCTTTTGGAAGTGAAAAGCCCCGAAACCCATAAGATCATGGCCTGGGTAGAGGGAATGAAGTATTTACAGGCGGCGGAAAACATGATTCGAGATGTTCCCCTGAACGAAGTTCCTTCAGTGCTCGTCCATGAATTTGCCAGACGGGGGCAGTATACGGACGATGTGGCGGTTATCTGTGTAGAAGTATAGGGTTGCAGTTAGCATACGCCATATTTACCGAGCCTTCTTTCTCCGGGTATTATTAAGAAAAAGAACGGGGAGGGGCTGGAAATGAAAAAGGTTATTGCCTATGGGTTACTCCTTGTGGGGCTTATCACGGTAGGGAGCACC
Coding sequences within it:
- a CDS encoding response regulator, which gives rise to MLDTVYPVLIVDDSAVNRSYLHYILDEEGYRVIEASSGEACLAVAEKERPLLILLDVIMGGIDGFETLKRLKAAPSLAGIPVIMLTSLDDEDSKLRAFELGAVDYIVKSARPAEIKARVRVHIRLSMANQELLQSKIESMRQIKEAQHALLIQPADFPEARFAVYYQSLHEVGGDFYDVIRVADDVYLYVMVDVAGHEVGTSFITPAVKVLLKQFSTPTYTMEETFSYMGNILAQTVCQDTYLTAAALRVNRRSLKATCLTAGHPPILHLASPKGGSGGNGRLLQTDNPPIAMLEGVQYRSETIDIASGDRFILCTDGLLEVKSPETHKIMAWVEGMKYLQAAENMIRDVPLNEVPSVLVHEFARRGQYTDDVAVICVEV